A single Rhopalosiphum padi isolate XX-2018 chromosome 4, ASM2088224v1, whole genome shotgun sequence DNA region contains:
- the LOC132928693 gene encoding small ribosomal subunit protein mS29, with product MRAYRRLCNYATAAVKQETQYQIPKAARTEKKNPGDHDSQDVSKFYTIDPKTISNIFHTGGMPKPFTEQTKMFAETALMIRKPALEIINSLKSTDFQKPAVRYLLYGQTGSGKSLSLAHILHYAYSSKFILYHIPYVPIWLKYDRKEVNWSSSKNGMADIPLIAAQWLKHFMHQNKTLLDELNLTTSQDYVWSQRETTPKGTTLNELITHGINRAKYACDCMDILLNELKAHCSNNKCKMLVAIDGFNAFFNEKTDLKTEDRVKVTPQQITMVQTGLSAVLSDWNNGAIVMVTSPRAALNTRRESHLPIYLIGRQGFEHIDPFIPVMVPELSNAEFNNMLDYYEEKRWLQKTGGRKELEFLTSKLPAELMARCAPL from the exons ATGAGAGCGTACAGACGGCTTTGTAATTATGCTACAGCGGCAGTAAAACAAGAAACGCAATATCAGATTCCGAAAGCTGCACGCACGGAGAAGAAAAACCcg gGAGACCATGACAGTCAGGATGTATCAAAATTTTATACCATAGATCCAAAaactattagtaatatatttcatacgGGTGGTATGCCAAAACCTTTCACCGAACAAACTAAAATGTTTGCCGAAACTGCCTTGATGATACGAAAGCCAGCGTTGGAAATTATTAACAGTTTGAAGTCAACCGATTTTCAAAAACCAGCTGTTCGATATTTATTGT atggCCAAACTGGTAGTGGTAAATCACTCAGTCTTGCTCATATACTCCATTATGCTTACAGCTCAAAATTCATTTTATATCACATCCCTTAtg ttcCAATATGGCTTAAATATGATCGTAAAGAAGTCAACTGGTCATCTTCCAAGAATGGTATGGCCGACATACCATTAATAGCAGCTCAGTGGTTAAAACATTTCATGCATCAAAATAAGACTTTATTAGATGAACTCAAT CTTACTACGAGTCAAGATTATGTTTGGAGTCAGCGAGAAACTACACCCAAAGGAACTACACTAAATGAATTAATTACACATGGTATAAATAGAGCTAAATATGCATGTGACTGCATGGATATACTTCTGAATGAGTTGAAAGCTCACTGTTCAAATAATAA atgcaAAATGTTAGTGGCAATAGATGGATTTAATGCATTCTTCAATGAGAAAACTGATTTGAAAACAGAAGACAGGGTTAAAGTAACTCCACAACAAATCACTATGGTCCAAACAGGATTATCAGCCGTTCTTTCTGATTgg AATAATGGTGCCATAGTTATGGTCACATCACCTAGAGCTGCTTTAAACACAAGAAGAGAGTCTCATTTACCCATTTACCTCATTGGCCGACAA GGATTTGAACATATTGATCCATTTATTCCAGTGATGGTTCCAGAACTTTCTAATGCAGAATTTAATAACATGTTAGATTATTATGAAGAAAAAAGATGGTTACAAAAAACTGGTGGCAGAAAAGAGCTAGAATTTCTAACGTCCAAACTACCTGCTGAATTAATGGCTAGATGCGCaccattgtaa
- the LOC132928694 gene encoding calmodulin-lysine N-methyltransferase-like isoform X2, whose product MNAKERARNRWKLLANTVSKKCQDQICATKISYDLFNIECINTEWSKYSSCVQNNNFSAIVCRSPIIVTPEELMGFNNTGNVRIWPSEEVLAYYVLSNLDSFRDKTVLELGGGMSCLAGIMAALYGFCSDVHLTDGNPNSVYNVERILEKNVFTTKVTCSVLKWDQRPANICHYDVVLAADCLFFDEARDDLVHTIAASLSFDGVALVAAPKRGTTLYEFINMAQQEGLICTIQQNYNSLVWERHSKQVLYNPSYDADSHYPLLISITKATKIIDCQFQ is encoded by the exons atGAATGCTAAAGAACGTGCACGTAATAGATGGAAATTATTGGCAAATACAGTCAGTAAAAAATGTCAAGACCAGATATGTGCAACAAAAATAAGCTATGATCTCTTTAATATCGAATGCATCAATACCGAATGGTCTAAATATTCTTCATGtgttcaaaacaataatttctcAGCAATTGTATGTCGGTCTCCTATAATTGTTACGCCTGAGGAACTTATGGGCTTTAACAATACTGGAAATGTTCGTATATGGCCATCTGAAGAAGTATTAGCTTACTATGTACTATCAAATCTGGATTCATTCAGAGATAAGACTGTACTCGAGCTGGGCGGTGGTATGAGCTGTTTGGCAGGTATAATGGCTGCTTTATATGGTTTTTGTAGTGATGTTCATTTGACTGATGGAAATCCGAATTCTGTATACAATGTTGAGCGTATACTTGAGAAAAATGTGTTCACAACCAAAGTTACTTGTTCG GTGTTGAAATGGGACCAAAGACCTGCAAACATTTGTCATTACGATGTGGTACTAGCCGCTGATTGCCTGTTTTTTGATGAAGCTCGTGACGATTTGGTGCATACTATTGCTGCATCATTATCATTTGATGGAGTTGCATTGGTTGCAGCGCCAAAACGAGGGACTACTTTGTACGAGTTCATAAACATGGCACAGCAAGAGGGTTTGATATGCACCATACAGCAAAACTACAACAGTCTGGTATGGGAACGTCACTCTAAACAGGTTCTCTACAATCCATCATATGATGCTGATTCACATTATCCATTGTTGATAAGTATTACCAAAGCGACCAAAATTATCGATTgccaatttcaataa